From Balneolales bacterium ANBcel1:
TTGATCTCCAGGATTCGTTTCGACGGACCCATATCCTGTCCCATCATCTTCATCATCTGTTCCATGTGACTGTCCATGCCCTCCTTGCCGATCGTCAGCGTCACCGCCGAATCGACCAGGCGCTTTGACGGCACCACATTTTCCACGCGGTCGCCCGACACCTCTTTGAAGATGGCTACCAGTTTTTCGAGCGCATCGCCGGATACCTTTTCCTGCTTGTCGTCGGCATCCTCCTCCAGATCCAGGTCCGCCTTCTCTATGCTCTTGAGCGGCTTTTCCTTATAGGTTCCCAGACCCGGCACCACGAAGGCATCCACCGGATCGGCCAGCAGCAGTACCTCAATCCCTTTCTTGCGGAAATACTCCAGCTTGGGATCGCGCCGCAGCTCGTCGAGATTATCACCGGAGAGATAGTAGATCTCCTTTTGTGATTCCGGCATGCGCTCCACATAAGCACTCAACGACACCAGATCCTCCAGCCCCTTTTGTGCGGCCGTCTCACCGGATTCGGATTTTTCCTTCTCACCACCCTTCGTATCCGCCGATTGCTCCCCGCTTTTTGTGCTGTGGAAGTAAAGCAGCTCGGTCAGCCGCTCACGATTGCCGAAATCGGAGTTGAGGCCCGATTTAAACAGCGGACCAAACTCATCATAAAACGTGCGAAATTTCTCCGGCTCACTTTCGGCCCAGTACTCGATCATGCCGAGAATCTTGTTCACCAGCACATCCTTGATCTTGTTCATCACAGGCGAGTACTGTGTGACTTCGCGGGATACGTTCAGCGGCAGATCCTCACTGTCGACCACCCCCTCCACAAACCGCAGATACTCCGGAATCAGATCCTTGCAATCCTCCTGCACAAAAACGCGATTCGAGTAAAGCTGTACCGAAGTCAAATTCTCGGTCCGGAAGAAATCCGGCTTCGCCTGCTTCGGCACAAAAAGGAGCGCCTTGAAATTCATCCGCCCCTCCATAGCCAGATGCAGATGATCGAGCGGCTCCTGGAAGTCGTTGGAGATAAATTTGTAGAACTCGTTACGCTCCTCTTCCGTGACATCGTTTTTATTTTTGTGCCAAAGCGCGCCCTGCGAGTTAACCTCTTCGCCGTTCACCTTGATACTGTAGTCCACAAAGTTGGAATATTTCCGGATGAGCTGCTTCACACGCTCCGCTCCGGCGTACTCTTTGTGCTCATCCTTCAACCGGAACGATATCCGGGTGCCGCGTTCGGTGCGGTCGGATTCCTCAATTTCGTAGGTGCCCTGTCCGTCCGAGACCCACTTCCACGCCTTTTCATCCGGATCGGCGTGACGGGTTTCCACACTGATCTCCTCGGCCACCATAAACGCCGAATAGAACCCGACGCCGAACTGCCCGATCATGTTGCCGTCCAGCTTCTTCTTCTGATCCTTTAGCTGTTCGATGAATTTCATGGTGCCGGAGCTGGCCACGGTTCCGAGGCGCTCGGTCAGGTCCTCGAAATTCATTCCGATGCCGGTATCCTCAATCGCGAAAAACTGTTTCTCTTCATCCACTTCGATGCGGATCTCCGCCGGCAGCTTCGGAGATTGCACCTTCTCGCCGGTGACCTGCTTGAACCGGACCTTGTTCAACGCGTCGGATGAGTTGGATATCAGCTCCCGCAGAAATACTTCGGGGTTGGTATAGAGCGAATTAACGATCAGATGAAGGAGCTGTTTCATCTCCGCCTTGAACTCAAACTGTTGTTTTGTGCTCTTTGCCATAATATTTCGATACCTGTTTAGTGTTTTATGATACTGTTCTGATGCAATCACAATGGATTGCGACGGCCCGAGGCACATCCCCGGTACGCCGTCTCTCATTTCGCGGGGGAAAATATCACTTTTTGAGGAATTCCACTTCCTTCGCCCGGCCGGCCGAGACCAGAAACCCGGTGACCTCTCCGGTCGCATCATCCCTCAGAAACACAAACTCCCAGGAATCCGCCGACCACTTGCCGGGGGCATCCTCGGTCATCACGCCTTTGGGATCCAGCCGGCGACCCAGCACCAGCGCGCCGTCCTCGACCGTCAACCTGTAGTCGACCTCAAGCTCATCATTATGATACACTCCGGCGTACTGCTGCAAATACGCCTCCAGCGAATCGCGGATCACCAGCCGCGCAAGCGCCCGGCTTTTTTCGGCCGGATCGGCATCTGCGCGATTGCAGAGCACAAGCGTCGAAACACCGTGCTCCGGATAGCGTCGCAGGTCCGCCTGGAACCCGTGAAACTGCCCTGACTGATGCTCGCGTTTCTGGCCGTGCCAGTAGTCGTGATGGTGAGCGAAACCGTTGCTGACGGTATCCTCGCCGACCACCGATTGCTCCGACATCAGCCGGTGAATCTCCAGGAACAGCTCCTGTTCTGTGCTGTCCGCGACACCGCCCGGCGGTTCTATTCGAAACGCCTCCCAGCGGCCCCAGTCGGCCATCGTCGCATAGAGTCCGCCGTGACCCACGCCCTGATAATTTCCAGGATAGGTCCGGCGAAAGGACGTAACTACCTCCTGCTCCCCGCCGTTCTCATCACGCGGTTCATAGCTGATGACCCTTCCGGGAATGATGCGGTATCTGTCATCATGAAAATGCGTTGACGTCATTCCGAGCGGCCCCAGAATGTGCTCCCCCGCGTACTCGGCAAAGGGTTTTCCGGCAATCGTTTCGACGACGTACGCCAGCACGGTAAACCCGCTGTTGGTGATCTGCCGCTCCGACCCCGGCGAAAATTTCAGCGGCTTGCCCCGTTTGATCAGCGCAACATACTCCTCAAGCGACATCACATCATTAACCGAGACCCCGGCGATATCCATCAGATCATACAGTTCGGGAAGGCCCGAGGTGTGCTGCAGCAAATGACGGATGCGCACCCTGTCCGCCCACTCCGG
This genomic window contains:
- the htpG gene encoding molecular chaperone HtpG gives rise to the protein MAKSTKQQFEFKAEMKQLLHLIVNSLYTNPEVFLRELISNSSDALNKVRFKQVTGEKVQSPKLPAEIRIEVDEEKQFFAIEDTGIGMNFEDLTERLGTVASSGTMKFIEQLKDQKKKLDGNMIGQFGVGFYSAFMVAEEISVETRHADPDEKAWKWVSDGQGTYEIEESDRTERGTRISFRLKDEHKEYAGAERVKQLIRKYSNFVDYSIKVNGEEVNSQGALWHKNKNDVTEEERNEFYKFISNDFQEPLDHLHLAMEGRMNFKALLFVPKQAKPDFFRTENLTSVQLYSNRVFVQEDCKDLIPEYLRFVEGVVDSEDLPLNVSREVTQYSPVMNKIKDVLVNKILGMIEYWAESEPEKFRTFYDEFGPLFKSGLNSDFGNRERLTELLYFHSTKSGEQSADTKGGEKEKSESGETAAQKGLEDLVSLSAYVERMPESQKEIYYLSGDNLDELRRDPKLEYFRKKGIEVLLLADPVDAFVVPGLGTYKEKPLKSIEKADLDLEEDADDKQEKVSGDALEKLVAIFKEVSGDRVENVVPSKRLVDSAVTLTIGKEGMDSHMEQMMKMMGQDMGPSKRILEINPSHPVIRNLSGMQQKGEGDLVKLMARQLYDGALLMQGDLESPGEFVKRMTRVMEQATSR
- a CDS encoding serine hydrolase, yielding MNDITNRDFLKWLPSRAFGTAVFGADGSLRRVIVPALWLMIFAMPPATSAEKSPPELSHNIDTLFADYDRGDAPGCAVSIYRDGEAIASGFYGSADLDYHIPLDHNSRFYMTTLAHQVTAAAAVRLMVRGELDIDARVSRYLEDWPEWADRVRIRHLLQHTSGLPELYDLMDIAGVSVNDVMSLEEYVALIKRGKPLKFSPGSERQITNSGFTVLAYVVETIAGKPFAEYAGEHILGPLGMTSTHFHDDRYRIIPGRVISYEPRDENGGEQEVVTSFRRTYPGNYQGVGHGGLYATMADWGRWEAFRIEPPGGVADSTEQELFLEIHRLMSEQSVVGEDTVSNGFAHHHDYWHGQKREHQSGQFHGFQADLRRYPEHGVSTLVLCNRADADPAEKSRALARLVIRDSLEAYLQQYAGVYHNDELEVDYRLTVEDGALVLGRRLDPKGVMTEDAPGKWSADSWEFVFLRDDATGEVTGFLVSAGRAKEVEFLKK